The genome window GGGTGGTGAATTATTAAAAGCAAGCTATATATAAGTAGAAGGTggtgaagaagaaaaagatgatgtCCATCACTTTCATCCCCACTTGAAGGTCAAAGTGTCCAGCACTTATAATCAAAGATAAAATGAAAAGAGTCATGCAACTTCTGATGATAATGCTGCGTTTTGACTAATCCCTGCCACCACTGCAAGCTAGTCGAAAAATCGATCATCTCCATCGAATTTGTCAAGTCCACTATATATTTCCTCGTCGTGAATTAAATTATTGTCCTCGTTGTAATCATCCTCGTCCACGTCCACCATGTCAGTGTCGTCGACTGTATTGTCAGGATTATTCTCATACCGAACTGAAGAAGGAGAGAATGTGAGGGCGGAGTGGGGGGAGGTTGATGGTGAGAAGTTGGGAGCCACAGAGGTGGACTCGGAGGAAGTTGCAGTTGATTTGATTATGTTGTTCAGCGCTGCTGCAGCGGAGAATTTGCTGCGGGTGCTGCCAGCCAGAGAACTCCTGTGAGTTGGACGTGGATGCGCGTGTTCTCCAGTGTACGATACTATAAAAATGGTGGCATCTGTTGGACTCCCCTCTACTTGTTTCCTTGCTGGACACCCTTTCAATGTGCTGCACCTGTAATAGTTCCTAcccgaaaaaaaaaatattttggttaAGGTTAATTGCAAAATTTAACAAGTCCGCAAAATGCAGTTATTCAGGGATGGATAGGGTAATGAAACCTGGGATAAGGGGAGCCTTTGATGGGTTTTTGACCATATTTCCGCCATGCCCAAGTATCGCCTGATAATTCTTCTTGTGTCATCTGATATACCATCTTCAGATGCTGGTTTTTCCTGAGAAAGGTGGTAAAGAAACTCAATGTTAGTGATCTAGATGCATAACAGGCCTTTTCAAAGCTGCtaatatgattatttttttcagaTGTCAGAATAAGTAGTTAAGTAGTACCTTCTTCGAGATCGTATGGTAGAGCTAGAAGGATTTGAGATGGGCAAAGTGAAGGTATTGGACTGTGGCTCCTGTTGTGGAGGATAATTCATAACCTGTTCATTTTCGAATTCTGCATTAAAATTGGAGAATGGCTGATGAATTTCTTCGAGGCCATAGTCTGCGGTAGTGTTCTGCAGACCATAAGTTAACGGATCAGTAAAATCATCATTTTGGAAGGAGAATTGATCAGCGAAAGGCTGTTCCTTCTCCTCCTGCTCGTCCTCCATGCGATTTTGATCAACGACAGAGGCGGAGGTAGTGCAGCTTCTCACCACTGCATACAAATCCCAGTCCCCATCCGACATTGTAACATATGTGAATAGAAACTTGATTGTGAGCTCTCTGTTCTGAGACAGCTGCTAAAAGGAAACCAAGGGCTGACTTTTGAAATGGAAGGAGAAGAGAATTGAGGTGGAGCACTAAGGAGGATTTGTTAaatgcaaatatatatacataaacaagTCAATAACTCTTACTGTGGAGAAACAGAGTCATGATTGAATCAATGAAGCAAGTGGGTGCTTTAGATTGTGTGTTTGGATATGATTACAAAAATAAACTAAGCTTTTCATTTCCTTTGCCATTGACTTGGGAAAATGTCAAAGGTGGAACCACTTGATCATCTTAACCATTCCTAGCTGTTGCAAAACATGACCATTAGTTACAGTCACAGCCTAAACATACACACCCTAGTCTGTTTTCGTCTCTACCTGACGGAACCAGGATTTCGAAATACTCGGGACTTACAtgataaatcatcaaattttggAGTTCAGCCAGGGCTTAAAAACCGAAGTCTTACCGATTTTAACCATATATCACGGCTTATGAATAAAATCCTCTGCCAATCTTCGACGTTCGGGGCTGTAGGCTTGGTTGACCCCTTGTGTGGGAGAGTGACCACCACAGGGGTTGGTTTCAAAATCTCAAACATGTCCCATCCGTGTTGCTGTAGGGGCACTGGCCCCCCATATTCTTTGAATCCTCAAATATACGTGGGGTTATAAACTCAGCACGTCTGTGAACCAAGAAAGAATATATACCACTTTTTGTGATCCAAGTGATACACTAGTTGTGGTCTCAAAACATTTCTCATTCCACTTCATTTATCATCTAGAGGCGTAGCCGGCCAATGAACACATCGTTTCAGATCGCTAACGCATGATCACGAAAGAAAAAGGTTCCGAAAAGAGTGTTTCTTAGTATCGCGAAATGATTAGTAATAAGAAACCGATAGGCTTAAGTGACAGGACTGCTACTAATTGGAGCATTCTCTTGTGCTTGAGAAATCTCCATCTCTGAATCTGCTGGTCAGTTGATCCGTTAAAAGACAGGATGCTGACAAGACCTGAAATTCCTTGGCCTTTCTCATCTGACAGGATGAAAGAAAGATTTGACAGTAACTAATGGCTTGATTTGACTCTGTAATCATAACCATCATTCCTCGATTTGTCTTTGTACTCATAGTCCTTATCCCTCGAATTCTTCTATCAAAGTAACTCAACATAAATGGTCTCCTACAAATTCGGAAACAATCCTCCATAATCCTACCAGCCTCTTATAAGGAGTACATGTAAAGTCTGCGTAAATCATACCCCCAGACTTCACTTTTGTTTAGTCTGGAATTGATAAATGAAACTCGTCTATGAACTTACAATGAGCTCCTAAAGTCTGTTCTATAATCCATACGCATCAACAAGAAAGAGAATAGAGGTGGGTTTGGTAAATTGGCACGATGAAGTGGTGGGTGGGGGTTCTTTTGTGCgagagtgtgtgtgtgggggggggggggggggggggggggggggatcaCAATGAGGCATACAGATATATCAAACACAAGTGATGGTGCAATACAGATGCCTTTCTCACCTAGAAACCTTTTCTTAAATGTTTTCCAGCTTCTACCAGCCCATCTTCACTCCTAAGGTCATCCGCTTGATGTGCTCGCATAAACATATAAGGTCGGCATATAGAACTGGCAGCATCAGATTATCTGCTAGGATCATAGCTAATACCTATACAATATATACTGAACATCAGCAGCATATACAGTCCATCTCCGAGATGAACCAGCTGCAAAGGCTTAGCTATAACCTTTTCATCAGCCAAGAACATTACCATCGAGTGTCTGGATCACTCTGGCAGAGTGTCAGAAACCATTGAAGTTCAGTTGTCAGTCTAAATCACTAGCCATGTTTCAGAAACAGCTATCTGAATGGAAGATTAAATCAAATGTAACTCCACTTCGTAACAATGATCAACTCTAGATTTATACACATAAGAGAACATTTTAATCAACTTTCATGTGTATAAATATACGTGTGAGAGAGGGTTCACAAAAAATGTGATATGATATCAAAAATTTGTTTTCTAAGATGAATTAGGGAAAGCAGAAGTTGCAAAATAGATAAACTTAATCACCACTAATTATTAAACACCTCATAGAGCAGAAGGCTGTGTTTTCTGAGAAATTTGTGAAACACCTACTCGTATAGTCCCAGACCGCCACGTAATCCTAGTGGACCTGGTTGGCTAGTTGATTTCAACCCCAACTGGCAATCAACAGACCATTTAATCGTCAAGAATCCTGCTTCACTACTAATTTTTGGGTTCAAAGACATCTTCAACGACTCAACAAGCATATGAAACACAGCGACTCTAAAAATTAACATTTCAGACACCATTGAGAACAGTGGATTTTGGCAGTACTttctcataaaaaaaaaacacatgctGCTTGCTAGGCTTCATGGCATCTAGAGCTTACTAGCAGGAAGGTGTTGTAAACATCTGGAACACCTTGAGATCAATACAAAAGAGCATCTACTAGTGCTACGACAAAAAGGGTTAAtacaaaatgaaaatttgataaGTAAGATTGTAACATTCCTATGCCTCTGCCATGGCATGCAGACGTGCTACTCATAACAGAATAGTGTTTTGGCAGAATGCAGATGATAATCAGCCATTTCAAGGCATGGCTGTGAATACACTTGTAAGTTTTATATTGATAACAGCCAGGTGCTGCTACATGTGACTAACAGCTAATTTTCCAAATACACATGGTTTATTCTGTGTGAATAATATTGCAGTATGTTGATGACTGATTTTTGCATTTATGCAAAgataataaaacaatatacaGGGGGTGTCTACATAGCTAAACGTATGAAAGTAGCAGGTTATTTTATCGTAACAAAACATGACATATATTCCAAAGCAGCTAATTGTCTAATGTTAATCAAGAAGGATCAATAAAGTCACCATGTTTAAATGCAGATGATTCGACAACCCCGTGTTCATTAAGGTTATCACTAGGTTTGTTTAAACTAACATCAGTACTTTCACATGATTCAGGCAAAGTCTCGCGAATTTCCACATCCGCTTTGATTACAGGATTCCTAACATACCTAGATCGATTGATAGGCTTCGATCTGATTTTCACACGCTTCCCCTCGATATAACGGAATTCCTTCTTCGGAGGAGGATATTTCTTCTTCAATTTCTGATACTTGTCCATCATAttaagcttctgaaatacatcTCCAACCATTGCAATAACTGATACAGTAGGTTTCACACCAAGCTCATCCATATCAGCAAAAACCTGTCAAGTAAATCATTCACTAAATAAGAGCTTGTGCAGTAAAACGAAGATTGCCTTTCAGTAATCAAGTTAATTTCAGACCAACTAATATTAGTATAATAAGCTAAAGGCACaacatttgaaaaataaaatatgtcagTGCAATATATTATAGAATAATTAAAAGTATATCCAACTAAGAAGGATCAAGATTTAATCAAAGGATCTGCGAGGGGACATAAAATGACataagtttaaaaatcaaatgtgaGCCGTCTTTATTTGTTGCTAAGCTTAATAGTGGGGTCTCTAATCCAATTGTCAGGGACACCATATTATTCTTAAACAGCTCAAGTCAGCTCATCATCCAGTATATTTATTGAGACGATTTTgtcataaaaatttactattataTAAATCTAGGCAGAAATAGGATCGGTATATACCAAAAACATAGTCCCTAAAGCTGAAATGCAGTTATGTCTGTAAACTATTTCAACCAGAGAGTCTAATCTACATTATTAGAATTTGGTCAATGAACTTGCTAGCTCAGTTGctcttaattaattagaaatacATTATTTGAACCAGAATTTATTCAAAATGCATTTTACAACCATTACAATGaccatataatatttatataaacagatATATTGTACTTGTCTTTTTAAGTTTAGAGATATCATCAAAGAGTAATAATAAGTAGAGATATCACATTCTAATAGAAAACGCAATATGTTTGTATGTTTTTTGTGCTATAACAACACAGTTGTGTTGTACTCTCATGATTTGTAATGCGTCTTAGGCTCCTAGTTTAGAATTATTGGCCACTTCATGACTGAAAACATGGGC of Daucus carota subsp. sativus chromosome 3, DH1 v3.0, whole genome shotgun sequence contains these proteins:
- the LOC108213302 gene encoding probable WRKY transcription factor 27, which codes for MSDGDWDLYAVVRSCTTSASVVDQNRMEDEQEEKEQPFADQFSFQNDDFTDPLTYGLQNTTADYGLEEIHQPFSNFNAEFENEQVMNYPPQQEPQSNTFTLPISNPSSSTIRSRRRKNQHLKMVYQMTQEELSGDTWAWRKYGQKPIKGSPYPRNYYRCSTLKGCPARKQVEGSPTDATIFIVSYTGEHAHPRPTHRSSLAGSTRSKFSAAAALNNIIKSTATSSESTSVAPNFSPSTSPHSALTFSPSSVRYENNPDNTVDDTDMVDVDEDDYNEDNNLIHDEEIYSGLDKFDGDDRFFD